The region tGAGTGTTCGCCGTAGCCGAACATTTTGttgttgtaagagtgaaagaaagattgagaattgagaatgaaaatgagagaatgtagatgagaattgtgtagtttggtgtgaattttttggcgtgaagtgagggtatttatagatgtatatttgtatttttggggaaaaaattgaaaaataaattaaaagagggtagaaaacggataaaattttttgggaagtgagaaaataattttttatttttaatcggattttttaattaaaatcctttttttttaaaaaaatcaacggctatgccgttggccaatagaaAACTGCCACGTAcactgctcgctggcacggacatgctcgatgcatcgagcagcgccgtgccagcggcaagagcacagcgacggacagcggtgccgcgccgctggcacggacggacggacggctGCGTGCTCAGCGCTGTGGATGTTTATACTCTTActataattaaaaaatgcatcgagcatgtccgtgccagcggcaagagcacagcgacGGATAGCGGTGCCgcaccgctggcacggacgaaCGGCTGCGTGCTCAGCGCTGTGGATAGACATCACCatggttcgggaaccggcggttcacggttcggaaccgccggttccggttcgaaaaaaaatggaaccggaaccgaaccggccaaggatcggcggttccggttccggaaccgtgaaCCGCGGAACCGCCTAGGTTtgcccggttccgggccggttccgggcGGTTCATCCGGTTcggctgtttttttttttttttgcattttaaatttgtaattcaagtaaaatatgtagatatatttgcataaataaaattagaataaagcgatgttcaaatgcaattttattgatacaaattataactttaaaattacaaattacaactttaaaattacaaattacaacttaaaatttacaaattacaactttaaaattacaaattacaactttaaaattacaaattacaactttaaaattgcaaactacaaacaactttaaaattacaaattacaacttaaaatttacaaattacaacttaaaattacaaattacaacttattacttaacattacaaattacaactttaaaattacaagttacaacaattacaaatttacaacttacaagtgttgacaaaaaagacttagaagatcattaaaatatatttctcatttgataagtatcttattggtgaaaaagtgggtatctttggggcagatggtactggaacacaaatttatatatgaaatctggatgaatgaggatcagattatagtttaaaatgggaagttGGGTTCACTAGCGGAAGTTCGTTTCATCGTCGGACTCAGATGAATATACCACCCTGATGGCCTgatgaaacgaactcccgccTGTGAActcagcttcccattttaaactataatctgatccccattcatccagattccatatataaatttgtgttccagtaccatctgccccaaagatacccacttttttcaccaataagatacttatcaaatggagaatagagaaattgagattgggagagaaattcttattaacacagttacacaagaatggggtgagtagaaatgaagaggattggggggtatttataggggaaaattgtgttttaaaaattttttttttgaaaaacacggcggaaaccgccggtttaggcgtccgtttgaattttcaaaatttggaaaaaacgGCGGGAACCGCCGGTTggccgccggaaccgccggttttcggcggaaccggcggttttgccggtggaaaccggcggtttcctcCCATGGTTTCGGTCAAATCCGGCGGCTGCGggcccggtttctgaaaaggctaggagtaggcctgaaattgtgccgggaaccgccgaaccggcggttccggcaaaTGCGGCAgttctgaaccgccggttacggttagCGGAAAATTGGAACCGGAACTGGCccggccgaaccggcggttccggtgccggtttgaaccgccgccgacggttccggttccggttcggaaccgccggtgacggttccgggccggttcgtccggttcggttcggattgGGGACCTCTAGCTGTGGATGTTTATACTCTtactataattaaaaaaaacattttttaataataaacaacaataaattaataaaaggaGTATAAAATTTGTTATTACAGCAGAATTTAAGCTGTCTCTCTTCCTTCTCCGCGTCGCCCTTCCCCCCCCGTCTTTGTGTCTGTTCACACACAAAAGCTATACATACACACGCCAAATATAAttgaattcaattcaattcaattcaattcaattctctccctctctccacaTTCAGTTTAATGTTTTTGAACTGAAATAATGGCCACCACAACCATACCCATTCTCCTCTTCTCCCTATTCCTCTTAATTCTAGGCCcggcccgggcccgggcccaAACTCGAAACCCGAGCCCACCCCCTCCGCCGCCATCCGACGCCTGCAACGGAGTGTTCCTGACCTACTCCTACTCCACCGGCAAAATAGTCCCCCCAATTCTCAAGTCGGATCCGATCCGCCAGGGCTACCGCTTCGAATCCACTCTCACCGTCCTCAACAACGATTTGGAGGAGCTCAAATCGTGGCAGGTCTGGGTCGGATTCCAGCACGACGAGTACCTCGTTTCGGCGTCGAATGCCGTGCTGGCTGATGGGAATTCGTTTCCTGGCAGCGTCGGAAACGGGTCGACTTTTTCGGGGTATCCCAATCCGGATCTCAAAACGGGTGTGGAGACGGCGGGTGACTTGACCCAGATGAGCGTTCAGGTTCAGCTGGTTGGGACCCAGTTTGGGGTGGCGCCGCCTGATGCCCCCATGCCGGCGAATATCTCGCTCGTTAATGAGGGTTGGATTTGCCCTAACCCCTCTTTGCAAGGTCTGTTTGTTTTTCTATCCTCTTTCCTCTCTCTCACATATGCTTAAAGATTTGAGTTTTTTTCAACTAGTTTTTGTGGGAGTTGGTTGCTTGAATTGGTTCCTCCACTTTGTGAGTTTTCTTGATTTCATTGGATGaatgtaatttgaaatttgtggTGTGGGAGTTGACTgagatttgaaatttttttggaCTAATGTAGTATATGAAGATTTGCAggggaaatgaaaaaaagaattggAAATAGAGGGATTTTGAAATCCTAGAAGAGAATTTTCTTAATGTATGGATATATGAATGGGGAAATTGATCAACATATTTCACAATCTTCTCTGAATGAAACAATAGTTTGaagtttttcttgattttcatgacttaattgatgatgatgaatggcCATTTACAGTTAGAATTCTTGAATCATGAACATGTtatttgagtttgagtttgagtttgatgatGCAGGAAACAGCACAATGGAGGTATGTTGCAGTAGAGATCCCAAGTTCAAGGCCAACGAGACCTTGGACGAGGAGTTTCTCCCTCGGAGGACTGGCGACCTCACCATAATGTACGATATTACACGGACCTACGAGTCTAACTACTGGGCGCAGCTCACCATCGAGAACCACAACCCTCTAGGCCGGCTGGACAACTGGCAGCTGAGCTGGGACTGGATGGAGGACGAGTTCATCTTCGCCATGAAGGGTGCTTACCCCTCCGTGGTCGACACCTCCGACTGCGTCTTTGGCAAGCAGGGCCAGTACTACCAGTCCCTCGACTTCTCCAACGCACTTAATTGTGAGCGCAGGCCGACCCTGGTCGACCTGCCCTTAGCCAAGACCAACGACACGGTCCTAGGCATGGTACCGTTCTGCTGCAGGAACGGGACAATTCTCCCACCTGAGATGGATCCCAGCAAGTCGAAATCTGCGTTCCAGATCAACGTGTTCAAGATGCCCCCGAATCTCAACCGGTCGCGCCTCACTCCGCCTCAGAACTGGGGGATCAAGGGCCGGCTCAACCCAGACTACAAATGTGGGGCCCCCGTGCGTGTAAGCCCTAGCCAGTTCCCTGACCCAGCTGCCCTACTTCCCGGGACAGCTGCGGTCGCGAGCTGGCAGGTCGTCTGCAACATAACCCAGCCGAAGGGCGCGAGCCCTCGCTGCTGCGTGTCGTTCTCGGCCTACTACAACGAGTCCATCATCCCGTGCCCGACCTGCGCgtgcggctgcagcggcggcgctgCTCGGGCATGCAGCACTACGGCACCGGCCCTCTTCCTCCCCTCGCAGGCCCTCCTCGTCCCGTTTGAAAACCGGACGCTTCTGGCTAGGGCGTGGGGGAACCTCCACCATTTCCCGGTCCCAAACCCTCTCCCCTGTGGAGACGGCTGCGGCGTGAGCCTCAACTGGCACTTGTTCACGGATTACCGAGGCGGATGGTCGGCAAGGATCACCATCTTCAACTGGGACGACTTCCCGTTCGTCGACTGGTTCACCGCAGTCGAGCTGAACAAGGGCGCGTCCGGATTTGAAGCGGTCTACTCCTTCAACGGGACTGCGCTTGATCTCGATGGAGATGGAGTGAACAACACCATTTTCATGCAGGGGCTCGAAGGGCTCAACTATCTCGTTGGAGAGAGCGACGCTGCCAACCCAAAAAAAGACCCGAGGATTCCCGGGAAGCAGCAATCAGTCATCTCCTTCACGAAGAAGCTCACACCAGGGATCAACGTTCCCGCAGGGGATGGTTTCCCGTCAAAGGTTTACTTCAACGGGGAGGAGTGCGCGCTGCCTACAGTGCTCCCGACAAGCGATGCTGCTAGATCTGGCTCGTCGGGGGTGTTGATGACGGTGATGGTGGTGCTCGCCGTCTTCGTTTCTTTGCGGAGATAAGGAGGGTGGATGCTTATTCGTTCATTCTTTTTTGGTTGTTATTTTTGGATCAGATCATTGTTCCTCTTCATTGAAGGAATTATGGATGTGAGGTGTTTTTTGTACCTACAGTCTTAACAATGGCATTGTAACATACACACATTTGTTAGTTTTCAAATACTGTCTGATATACATCCATGTTTGAGCAAAgtctcccctctctctctcttatttaaACTTAACAATTATGAAACATTTATGATATTTAAACTAATTTTTAAGTTCGTGTCAAGTGACaaataagaaaaaaacaatCACTTAATATTATAAACTAGGAGTAGTTTTTAAGTTGATGACAAGTACTTATAATAAAAACTCAAGCAAACATGAGCAACTGTGATGGACTCGCCgtggaaaaaaaatgaagttttaaatttatgaagCATACTCTCTTTGTCCTACTCAAACTGTCcacctttttctttttaatttgttcaattcaagatgtccaccttctatatttgaaaataaatcatTCTTTCATTTTTCCTAGTTAAAACATTCAATTAGTGTTTTCCCTCTACTCACTAGTTACCCCATCTAACGACTCTTAAAATCTcgtgtaattaaaaaatgtgGACATTTTAAGTAGAACGGAACGGACAAAGTACCAAATTAAGCCACGGTTTGTTTGTTTTAGCCTTTTAGGAACCAATATCCCTTTCTTAAACATCAACTCATACAATGGCCACCAACATctcagttggttcctgggtggtaTATTGTCCAtaagcagacaggatcgaatgctg is a window of Salvia splendens isolate huo1 chromosome 3, SspV2, whole genome shotgun sequence DNA encoding:
- the LOC121796094 gene encoding COBRA-like protein 7, encoding MATTTIPILLFSLFLLILGPARARAQTRNPSPPPPPPSDACNGVFLTYSYSTGKIVPPILKSDPIRQGYRFESTLTVLNNDLEELKSWQVWVGFQHDEYLVSASNAVLADGNSFPGSVGNGSTFSGYPNPDLKTGVETAGDLTQMSVQVQLVGTQFGVAPPDAPMPANISLVNEGWICPNPSLQGNSTMEVCCSRDPKFKANETLDEEFLPRRTGDLTIMYDITRTYESNYWAQLTIENHNPLGRLDNWQLSWDWMEDEFIFAMKGAYPSVVDTSDCVFGKQGQYYQSLDFSNALNCERRPTLVDLPLAKTNDTVLGMVPFCCRNGTILPPEMDPSKSKSAFQINVFKMPPNLNRSRLTPPQNWGIKGRLNPDYKCGAPVRVSPSQFPDPAALLPGTAAVASWQVVCNITQPKGASPRCCVSFSAYYNESIIPCPTCACGCSGGAARACSTTAPALFLPSQALLVPFENRTLLARAWGNLHHFPVPNPLPCGDGCGVSLNWHLFTDYRGGWSARITIFNWDDFPFVDWFTAVELNKGASGFEAVYSFNGTALDLDGDGVNNTIFMQGLEGLNYLVGESDAANPKKDPRIPGKQQSVISFTKKLTPGINVPAGDGFPSKVYFNGEECALPTVLPTSDAARSGSSGVLMTVMVVLAVFVSLRR